The following nucleotide sequence is from Populus nigra chromosome 15, ddPopNigr1.1, whole genome shotgun sequence.
ACTTTCTTGCCTTGGTTCTTACGAGGAAGAAGCTATTTGTTCTCCTTCAAATGCAACAGAGCTATTGTGAAATTAAGACAAACCATAGCTTGCTAACATCTAGGTTGAGAGCAGAACGCCTGAAATCAACCTCAAAGAAGGGCTGAGTAGATCCTAAAGAAGAACGACTTTCATTTACTGCGATCACCTGCAGAATAACTAATCACATCAAAAGAAGATTCTTCTGGGgcaagaaattataaattttttgccCACAGCAATTGTTGATCTGCCACCCAGCCGCCCTACACAAGCCCATCCCCATCGTTTGTAGCTCAAATCAACGTTGTGGCGAGGAACGTTGCCAGTAGGTGTACATCAATACCAATcacatatataaattattattgataaatGTGTTCATGTAATATAAAACCACAAGCATTTCTGCATTCCAAACAGGATTCAAAGTAAAGACACTTGCAAACTAAATTTGTCTTTTGATCAAGGCACCCTTAGGACACGGGGaaggaaaaaacataacatgTGCAGTCAGGCAACATATGATAGCTCATAATTGCACTGCCTTGGCATCCTGGCCCACTCGCTTATAATTCATCAGAGAGCCATGGAAGTTTGTTAGAAGACATCAGGGTGGAAACGTCCTGGGATTGAGCTGCTTTGTTGAGCCTGCTTCAGGTGCAATGTCAACGCATAGTTGTTTACCTGGCAAGGCATTACATTAAAAGGGGTCAGAAAATTGGAAGGCAGCAATGTGAAAATTGCTCTGCAGTTAACATGGAAAGGGAAGCGTGAAAATTCCACCAAAATGCTAAATCATGCAAATAATTCAGGAGTTAACGAGCTCAACCTCCAAGGTCCTCAACTGGTCCTGGTATTGGGACACCAATTGCTTCAGCTGCTGCATCTCCTGGTTCCTCTCTTCATACTCTTTTTGACGCTCATGCTGAATGGATACTGCTCGCTTGAGAATCGTATTTTCCTGGATCAATGCTTCCACTTGTTCCTTCAAAATCATGTGTTCCTAATACAATAATTAGAGAACAAGCAGAAAAACTTCTCAAAACAAACCCAATATGAATATCTCATCTTCGATGGTCACTGAAAGTTCACAGagtatagaaagaaaatacagATAGAAGTAATAAAACACCTGGTGAAAGTTTTTAACTGCCTCTGCTCCAGCACGTGCACAGATGGACTTCTCCAGAACTTCCAGTGCCCGAGAAGCACGTGCTCTGGCGTCATCAATATTGGAGGCACTCATCATTTCCCTAACAAAGAGCTCCACCCACTCCGCACCATCCAATGAGAGGTGTGCTGACGCTGAAAGATCCTCAGTAGGAGGAGCCTCAGCACCAGTTGTTGCTACCCCTACAACAAAAATCGCTCTTTCCATCAACACACCATCAAAGCCAAAACAGACCAGTATCCCAAGGCCCCGTTTATTGAAACATAAAgcaaagattattattttattgtcattatttttttaattgggaaCAGTGTTTCACATGGCTATTATGTTTCATCCAATTGGAATTACACAGGATGGCTATTATGTTTCCTCTTCTTGAAGAGGAAAGCCATTAGGTGTATGCTCAGGATGAATGCCATAACCATGACTAGTTGACTGCTAACCTTAGTTGGATCAAATGCCAAACCACATTTAAGTCTGCCATCACAGCTTTCCTTCTAATTACAAATGGATGACAACAACCTTCCAATAGTAGTCCATTTGAAGAAATTTCCACTGGTTTAATATGCTACATGCAGCTTGTTCTGTTATGGAAACATGTGTATATTCTGTTTAATCACAGAGATCATCTCTTGCACAGGCTTTTTTTTCAATGGCCAAAAGAAGAATATACAGTATACCTAGTAGAATAAGACTGCAAAAAGGAAGAATATACAGTATGACTAGGAGAGTATAATAGATGAGAAAGGAAGCAAAAAAGTCACTCCATTCAATCTGCATATTAGCTAACGAATCCTTCAAAATCCTCTTAGAATTTCACCATGAAGATGCCAAAACACCGTGCTATAAGAAAACAAAGACCCAAACTGCAAGGATCCTTGAATATCTTGCCATTGAATGATCCAAAACAATGACAAACACTGCAGATCTCCGTAAGATCTTGCAGTCTTTCCTCCCATAAAAGTTCAATAAAGAAATCAACTAAAGGTTCTCCATGGCATTCCAAAGTACCCAGGACTCACCACAAATAGAAAAAAGTCTGACAAATACTCCAAATTCACTGGGCAATGGAGTAGAAAATGACTCTATCTTATGTCACAATCACATAAGGAGATAAGGCCTTGTGGCTTGCTAATATGCAGCAAGTTATTAGTGTTAATTTTAGCAAGCACGACCATAAAAAATTCTAACTAACAAAACAATTTGTTGTGGCTTAATTTTCTAAAGAGTCAAGAAATCAAAACTTGTTTGTCACAAGCTATGCTATACATCTAACACCTCATTCCCTTTAACTCATGAGGAGTTTGCAGCCTTCATCCAAAAAATATTCTCAGACCTCATTCCCTTTAACACTAACTAACATACATATTTTAGCAAGCATGACCATAAAAAATTCTAACTAACAAAACAATTTGTTGTGGCTTAATTTTCTAAAGAGTCAAGAAATCAAAACTTGTTTGTCACAAGCTATGCTATACATCTAACACCTCATTCCCTTTAACTCATGAGGAGTTTGCAGCCTTCATCCAGTTCACTTCTTATACTTATTTTCCCTTTAAATGTGTATGGGAAAATGCGCAACCAGTTGATTATTTCAAACATGCTGATTAAAGTCATGGTAAATAAACTGTCTACACCTGGTTCTATAATCTCTGAATTACAATTCGACATTATTCACCACATGCGCTCGAACAGGTTTAGCATTTTATAAACCTCCATCGATGCTGGTTCTATAGAAAAAGGGACTAAAAGAGTCTGCAGGGGATAAACCTAGAGGCAAATAGCATAGTAAAACTCTCTTAGGTTTAATGTTCCAAACATGCATGCATACACACATGATTATTCAAAAATCATCTCAGCCAATCCAAAGCCAGCTCAAAACCTTCAACATACCAAAAGTTTTCATATGTGTACCTTGTGCTGGAACATTAGACTCATCAATCACATCAGACTTATCTGCAGCTGCGCTGAAGTTTTCGGCAGATCCTAAACGAAGATCATTCAAACTTCTGATAGCTGAATCCAAATCATCACCACATTCTTCAAGCACTTTCTCTATAAGCTAGAATGATAAGATACCAAAAAGAGTCAGCAAAACACCCAAAAAGGATATGTGACAAACATTGAAAACAGGAAACAGTTGAGCAAATCACACAGTTAATGTATATAACTGGCGATTTAAGCATTACTAGTATTACTACAACCAAATAATTTCCAAGAACACCCTGCTTTCATTCATGATTAATACTCAATAAAGGACCAAACAAAATACCCACAAAACAAGCTACTTCCATCGGAACCTGATCAGGTTATATCCACCTTAATCCACAACAAACTCCCAACAAcaccaaaacaaatattaactAGCCATAACAAATACAACACTCAAAATCATTTCTATATGAATTCCCACaactttttatcataaaaaacagTATTAAAACAACATGAAAATCAACTCTTTCCCATTTCCCTGTACAATCATTTCCAATTCCAAATTTCCTAAAACACCACAATCCAAATTGAACAAGAAATCTACCAATCAACTATTAAGTTACAAAAATACCACAAATATTCAATcggaattaaacaaataaaaaatcaaccaacCAATCATtttgcaataataataataaaaaataacgaaATAACTGAAGAAAGAGCCGAACCTGCTTGTCCATATCAGGGAAAATGGCGGCGAGCTGTTCGATCAAAGTCGAAGAAGATGATAAAGAAGAACCGAAATTAAACGAAGGCGGATTGGAAGCAAGAGTATTCGATCTAGGAGGAGAAAAACGAACAGGAGAGGAAGAAGAACAACGGATTCTTTTCGACACAGGTGGGCTAGTAACAGTCAGTTCTTCAAAGAAAGATCTCTTCCCGCACACTATTGCAGACATAGTGTTTTTTCCTCCTgatcaaaattataaagatctctcctttctctctctctctctatctatctCTCTGCTTAATCCCTGATTTCCTGTTCATACAGCACCCAATCCTCGAAATTGAGTGCTTACAGACGCCGATTTCGATGAATCTGATTGATTTCGATCTACAATTTATGTTTGATcgattgattttgggttttcgATGAAAACTAGggtttctcttattttttcggGTTTCTATCTACCTAATCTGCTTCTGATATTCGTTAGTGCTGCTTCGTGTTCATGGCCGCAAGGCAAAGGTGGAAGGTGACgtgttttttgggttattttataaaaggaaaGGGTAAACTGCATTTGTACCCCTATAGATTTACAAATGTCTTATTATCATCCATATAGTCTTACGTTTTCTAACATAGCCCTTATGATTTTCAAAAAGTTATCTTATTATTTCCTTAGCACTAACCATTACAACTACAGAAGAAcaatatttgatttctttagttttcaattcttgattttgagtttttcttagatttattttttgtgagctaatataataaattatagatttgagaggaaataatgaaataaaagtgataaaaaataaaataaaacatgatattaagtaagaattaatttggattctactctttttaaattaagagTAATATGATATATCATGTCAAGAATATCCGGactattgatttgaattttaatatttaagattttgtttCATTCAATTGGTgagtaattataaattttttaaaaataattggtagttgtttttttttatataaatccaggctattgatttaaaatgaattatttgaaTTCAACTAccatgatatttataatattaaccgTGACCTGAAAGGAGtagaattcaaattaattagtttccaagaaagggtgaaattgagactttattgaaaatatagGAGTAAAATGGGGAATTTCAAAGTATACGGGATAGAAGAAGAGCAAAAGTAAAGTTAACGGAAAGGGCAAGGATACGCAAGGGATATGTGGAGACGATGGGAGAAGGGAGAAGGGAGAAGGCAGAAGGCATGGACTTGAATaagtttttcacttttttagaCGGCGTTTGGGCGGTGAGATATCCGTTAGGGCCAGCTGGTGTTGGTCAACTGGTCATGTCGGCGTTTGGGCTTTTACTTTGATGGGTTCATTCGGCCTTAGCCCAACTACTTCTTATTTTACTCCACCACTTTTAATTCTTATCATTTTCAAACttatttaggaaaaaaaacttattactatttgtttattcaaactttatctaatttaataagtataaaatatattattaatttcaatataaagataataatatgaCATATTTATTATGATAGTAAATTGATGGCATCATGATATCTCTATGGTAAATGTCatggtaaataaaataatactaaaatgATTGATATGATGCTAATAATGATGGTAAAGTTTAGAAtaatagtaaattaaaaaatattgttattttattaataaataaagataattgtAGTAAGTAATGATAGTACGATGAAGGTGGTTGAtggtaataaaaatttaaatatatttgtaaaagacattaataaaaaattaaaagagaagaggGTTTTATTGTATCTTcacaaattattattcattgtaatgatgttttttttcctttcatttgtttttttaattcaatttcataattcaaaattagatttattagaaattaaacttaattatatttctaatttattttatgaggtTATGTCGGTCTCATGACTCGAACTGCAAGTTTTatgagttaactcgagtttttttttctcattttcttaattaaatttttttttttaatttcaccattcaacattagattgattagaaattaggttttgtgattttttttggtttgatttttatgagttgtttttttgtttcccttttaatctatttttcaatttcaattacactattcaacattaaatttatcatgtatcagacttcataattttttttcatttactttttataaggttattccaGTTTCATAACTCAAATtgcaggtttgacgagttaactcggttgatttgagttttttttatttttctaattgatttttttttcaatttcatccttcaacattaaattgagtGGAAATTAAGCTTTGTGATTTGTTTCGATTTATTTTCCATGAGGTTATCTCCgtctcatgactcaggtcacTAGTTTGATTGATTAACTTAAGTTgactcaagtcattttttttcctttttataattgatttttttcaattttattttttaacatcgagttgattgagaattacgattcataatttatttcaattttatttctaattggaGTTAACCCGTATTGACTCGagtcatttttcttgttttgtttttaatttatcctttaacattgaatttatttgaaaataaatttcataatttattttgatatactttcTTTTGGGATATCATAATCTTATGACTTGACAACGTAATAGGAGCCACCAACATGGTGAATGCTTTCAAATTTCTATTACTTCTTTAAAATTCtactattatttaattaattttttatgttaaaaaaaatttatccggCCACAACATGATAGGGGCCACTAATATAGTGAATGCTATACCGATATTTGAGAGAAATTTCTTTCTAGTTCTTTctcatatatttaaattcaagatgataatatgaaaaacaaacctATATATTACGTGAATCAATTCtcgaaaaatataaagattcaaAATGCAAGTCACGTGCATTATGCAAATCCATAGGAGGCATGGGGCTTGATAAATTGGAATCTATTGATTTGTATTAACCCATGCATGATTGTAGTCGGAGTTAAGAGCTTTTAGTCACTCCCTTTCAATGGCGTTCgatttcaatcatttttcaGTCGACAACTCTATGCAGAAAGTAGAAAACTATATaggttgatataattttttctttcaataatatatatattttttgaaataaaaaaaattattacacatTCTCGATGTACTATGGGTAGCTATTATACTGTCAGCCCAGATTTCATGCAGTCAAACAAATCATTTGGTTTGTCAAGAGGCATGGACAAAGCCATTCGCAATATACACTCATACATGGACGGGGAGGGTATGTATAAGTCTATATATATGTCAATGCTGCAAAAACATATAATCATATAGAggcttttttaataatataagtttAACCTATAGTATGAAATGTATAGATTATAAGATATATAGTTTTCAACAAACCACAAACTAATATCTATATATCTCCACAATGTCCAGCATGCTGTTCCCacgtccttttttttttccttcccaaTTTCATATGTTGTGCGAAGTGCTTTTAAtctttaaatgataaaaaataacattactaTAATTTAATCAGCAAAATATAAACAtagatattttgaaaaaaaaagaagaagttaagagttgtttttgtattatagctgcaatagtaaaaaatagtttttttaaaacacgacTGAGCCTACTAGATCAAGCTAATGACTAACTAACTTAGAATTTAACACGAGTTTACTTTTATATCGAATCGATCCTGTTAAATCTTATCAATTCTGCAAATTAACCAATGATCTATTCAAAACTCAAGTGAAACtcattctatttaaaaaaaaaacaatattattttaattattttaaaatatttttattttgtgttgacTCAAGTTATGAGTTAAATAAACATGTGtcaatataaattgatttaCTCAATTTATAATTGAAATCTTGAACAAGATCATCCATTGTGCCAAATTTATAACTAtagtaaaaacacaaaaaaaaataaaattccaagaCTCTAAATTAGATTCTTTCTATTTTACTCTagaaattttgggtttttttttttcaaaatgatttacGACGCATTCAGATtagttaatttctttaaaaaatgcaCTATAAAGCAAAACCTGTAGTTCATGCAGGTGATTACCATTGCTCCAAGGCTGAAGTCTCCAAGTCTACATGTCCTAAAGTACTAAATGATTGTATGAAGATTTTCTTGGTcttgtacatatatatatattaaataataggaTCCAATCTTTGACCAGCCAAAAAGTGGAGGAATTTTGCTTCCCATGGTACTATTCCTTTGATGATATGATCGCATGTTATAACCCACAACTTGGCCACCAACTGGGTTATAACTTAAAAGAGGCGTGGATCACCGAAAGCAACATATAGTTGAATTACATatggaaaaaaaggaagaacaatGATAA
It contains:
- the LOC133674459 gene encoding uncharacterized protein LOC133674459, which produces MSAIVCGKRSFFEELTVTSPPVSKRIRCSSSSPVRFSPPRSNTLASNPPSFNFGSSLSSSSTLIEQLAAIFPDMDKQLIEKVLEECGDDLDSAIRSLNDLRLGSAENFSAAADKSDVIDESNVPAQGVATTGAEAPPTEDLSASAHLSLDGAEWVELFVREMMSASNIDDARARASRALEVLEKSICARAGAEAVKNFHQEHMILKEQVEALIQENTILKRAVSIQHERQKEYEERNQEMQQLKQLVSQYQDQLRTLEVNNYALTLHLKQAQQSSSIPGRFHPDVF